Proteins encoded in a region of the Streptomyces sp. NBC_00310 genome:
- a CDS encoding RecQ family ATP-dependent DNA helicase, protein MSDEDLPTMDRQDLRTAADAVLSRLVGAPAGDARLREDQWYAIEALVAEKRRALVVQRTGWGKSAVYFVATALLRRRGAGPTVIVSPLLALMRNQVEAAARAGIRARTINSSNTEEWDTIRQEVTAGAVDVLLVSPERLNNPDFRDQVLPELAAATGLLVVDEAHCISDWGHDFRPDYRRLRTMLADLPPGVPVLATTATANARVTADVAEQLGTGGGTDALVLRGPLDRESLSLGVLELPDAAHRMAWLADHLDELPGSGIIYTLTVAAAEEVTAFLRQCGHTVTSYTGKTENADRQQAEEDLLANRVKALVATSALGMGFDKPDLGFVVHLGSPSSPIAYYQQVGRAGRGVEHAEVLLLPGKEDQAIWEYFASVAFPPEEQVRRTLDVLSRAERPLSLPALEPLVELRRSRLETMLKVLDVDGAVRRVQGGWVSTGAPWTYDTERYAWVAKQRAAEQQAMRDYVATSGCRMEFLRRQLDDEEAVPCGRCDTCTKPRFPESVSPAALDAARGELGRAGVEVEPRKMWPTGLPAVGVNLKGRIPAGEQASPGRALGRLSDIGWGNRLRPMLAPQAPDGPVPDDVAKAVVAVLTDWAKGPGGWASGQADAQPRPVGVVTMASRSRPQLIGSLGARIAEIGRLPLLGSVAYTGAVSQVTRSNSAQRLKALDGALTVAPELAAALNDADGPVLLVDDATETGWTLAVAARVLRRAGAQGVLPLVLAVRA, encoded by the coding sequence ATGAGCGACGAAGACCTGCCCACCATGGACCGCCAAGATCTGCGTACGGCCGCCGATGCCGTGCTCTCCCGCCTCGTCGGCGCCCCGGCGGGCGACGCGCGGCTGCGCGAGGACCAGTGGTACGCCATCGAGGCGCTGGTCGCTGAGAAGCGCAGAGCCCTGGTGGTGCAGCGCACGGGCTGGGGCAAGTCCGCGGTGTACTTCGTCGCGACCGCGCTGCTGCGCCGGCGGGGCGCGGGCCCCACCGTCATCGTCTCCCCGCTCCTGGCCCTCATGCGCAATCAGGTGGAAGCCGCCGCCCGCGCCGGAATCCGCGCGCGGACCATCAACTCCTCGAACACGGAGGAGTGGGACACGATCCGCCAGGAGGTCACCGCGGGTGCGGTCGACGTGCTCCTGGTCAGCCCCGAGCGGCTCAACAACCCGGACTTCCGCGACCAGGTCCTGCCCGAGCTGGCGGCGGCGACCGGTCTGCTCGTGGTCGACGAGGCGCACTGCATCTCGGACTGGGGTCACGACTTCCGCCCCGACTACCGCCGGCTGCGCACCATGCTGGCCGACCTGCCGCCCGGTGTCCCGGTGCTCGCCACGACCGCGACGGCCAACGCGCGCGTGACGGCCGATGTGGCCGAGCAGCTGGGCACCGGCGGCGGCACGGACGCGCTGGTCCTGCGTGGGCCCCTGGACCGGGAGAGCCTGAGCCTCGGTGTGCTCGAACTTCCGGACGCCGCCCACCGGATGGCCTGGCTCGCCGACCACCTGGACGAGCTGCCGGGCTCCGGGATCATCTACACGCTCACAGTGGCCGCCGCCGAGGAGGTCACCGCCTTCCTCCGCCAGTGCGGGCACACCGTGACGTCGTACACCGGAAAGACGGAGAACGCGGACCGGCAGCAGGCCGAGGAGGACCTGCTCGCCAACCGGGTCAAGGCCCTGGTCGCCACCTCCGCGCTGGGGATGGGCTTCGACAAGCCCGACCTGGGTTTCGTGGTGCACCTGGGCTCGCCGTCCTCTCCCATCGCCTACTACCAGCAGGTGGGCCGCGCGGGCCGTGGTGTCGAGCACGCCGAGGTGCTGCTCCTGCCCGGCAAGGAGGACCAGGCGATCTGGGAGTACTTCGCCTCGGTCGCCTTCCCTCCCGAGGAGCAGGTGCGCCGCACCCTGGACGTCCTCTCGCGCGCGGAGCGGCCGCTGTCCCTCCCCGCCCTCGAACCGCTGGTGGAGCTGCGCCGGTCCCGGCTGGAGACGATGCTGAAGGTCCTCGACGTGGACGGTGCGGTCCGACGCGTCCAGGGCGGCTGGGTCTCCACCGGCGCCCCCTGGACGTACGACACCGAGCGCTACGCCTGGGTCGCCAAGCAGCGCGCGGCCGAGCAACAGGCCATGCGCGACTACGTCGCGACGTCGGGTTGCCGCATGGAGTTCCTGCGGCGGCAGTTGGACGACGAGGAAGCCGTCCCGTGCGGGCGTTGCGACACCTGCACGAAGCCCAGGTTCCCGGAGTCCGTCTCCCCGGCGGCGCTGGACGCGGCGCGCGGCGAGTTGGGGCGCGCGGGTGTCGAGGTCGAGCCGCGCAAGATGTGGCCGACGGGGCTGCCGGCGGTCGGGGTCAATCTGAAGGGGCGCATTCCGGCCGGTGAACAGGCTTCTCCGGGGCGGGCGTTGGGACGGCTGTCGGACATCGGCTGGGGCAATCGGCTGCGGCCGATGCTGGCACCCCAGGCCCCGGACGGGCCGGTACCGGACGATGTGGCGAAGGCCGTGGTCGCCGTGCTGACGGACTGGGCGAAGGGTCCCGGTGGCTGGGCCTCCGGGCAGGCCGACGCCCAGCCCCGCCCGGTGGGTGTCGTCACCATGGCGTCCCGTTCCCGGCCGCAGTTGATCGGTTCCCTGGGCGCCCGGATCGCCGAGATCGGCCGTCTGCCCCTGCTGGGATCGGTGGCGTACACCGGCGCGGTCTCCCAGGTCACCCGGAGCAACAGCGCACAGCGACTCAAGGCGCTCGACGGAGCGCTGACCGTGGCCCCCGAACTGGCCGCCGCCCTCAACGATGCCGACGGGCCCGTGCTCCTCGTCGACGACGCCACCGAGACCGGCTGGACACTCGCGGTCGCCGCGCGCGTGCTCCGGCGCGCGGGCGCACAAGGGGTGTTGCCGCTCGTTCTCGCCGTCCGGGCGTGA
- a CDS encoding glycogen debranching N-terminal domain-containing protein has translation MPLPFMPDAHDDVPPLRRSAQPTRARGDGTHAPRTDIRSPAVRPTGSRPGSPGGPVALTPATGGSPGPPPTGTRASTSQAPPAAPRRPAELPPAHTTLICVALPGLAISTDQGQLNGSGLEGFYRAGRRMLSRCQVRVAGREPLAVQARMLSADRARFVATLRMSADTGPDPDVMVERTRYADGTERITLHSTARRPLRLPVEVSLGTDLAALGAVASGSAGPELPASVHDSGLRWSCADGHSTVTAHPPPADALASAGLLRWELELPPGGTRSVELRVRPDGAGPIRPVGRGATSPLAQARSAGDDPAAQALLHTCLEDLEALLLRDPKNPSDTHLAAGAPWRCGMAPADALAAARMTLPLGTRLAAGTLRTLARTQLAGREAQSGMIPGPRRDAGPHLPPGCTGTEATLLFPVLLAEARRWGLPEQETEELLPAAERCLWWLRAAAGSGAYLPDPRPGGPLRCETQAHAHRAALLGADLLDAYGRPGGAELRDWARDLRTRFGTDFWVEDRGGGRPAAARTPDGRLVPHLGAGAAHLLDTGLLGSGEQAQGLLDKVRTEQLARLLGGPAMDSGWGLRSLGAKEAAYNPFGHRSGAVRVQETAIAVAGLAAAGYEKEASSLLRGVLAAAESFGHRLPEMYAGEQRKAGGAPLPHPASCRPAATAAAAGVLLLTTLVGIRPDAPAGTVTLRPVRSVPLGEIGMTGLRVAGAPFAVRVSRLGLALVEEAADGLQLGV, from the coding sequence ATGCCCCTGCCCTTCATGCCCGACGCCCACGACGACGTCCCGCCCCTCCGCAGGTCCGCCCAGCCCACCCGGGCTCGCGGGGACGGCACCCATGCTCCACGCACGGACATCCGCAGTCCGGCGGTCCGCCCCACGGGCTCACGCCCAGGGAGCCCGGGCGGACCGGTGGCCCTCACACCCGCCACGGGTGGCTCTCCGGGGCCGCCGCCCACAGGTACGAGAGCTTCGACCTCGCAGGCGCCGCCCGCCGCCCCGCGCCGCCCCGCGGAGTTGCCACCGGCCCACACCACGCTCATCTGCGTCGCCCTGCCGGGCCTCGCGATCTCGACGGACCAGGGCCAGCTGAACGGTAGTGGACTGGAGGGCTTCTACCGCGCCGGACGGCGCATGCTGTCCCGCTGCCAGGTGCGGGTGGCCGGACGGGAGCCGCTCGCCGTGCAGGCGCGGATGCTCTCCGCCGACCGAGCCCGGTTCGTGGCGACACTGCGTATGTCCGCCGATACCGGGCCAGACCCGGACGTCATGGTCGAACGCACGCGGTACGCGGACGGCACCGAGCGGATCACCCTGCACAGCACGGCCCGCCGCCCACTTCGCCTGCCCGTCGAGGTGTCCCTGGGGACGGATCTCGCGGCACTGGGCGCCGTCGCCTCCGGCAGCGCCGGCCCGGAACTGCCCGCGAGCGTCCACGACTCCGGCCTCCGCTGGTCCTGTGCCGATGGACACTCCACGGTGACCGCCCATCCTCCGCCCGCCGACGCCCTGGCCTCCGCGGGACTGCTGCGCTGGGAGCTGGAACTGCCGCCCGGCGGGACCCGGAGCGTGGAGCTGCGGGTACGCCCGGACGGCGCGGGACCCATCAGACCGGTCGGACGGGGCGCCACGAGCCCCCTCGCCCAGGCCCGGTCCGCAGGCGACGACCCGGCGGCGCAGGCCCTGCTGCACACCTGTCTGGAGGACCTTGAGGCCCTGCTGCTGCGCGACCCGAAGAACCCGTCCGACACCCACCTCGCGGCGGGCGCGCCCTGGCGCTGCGGCATGGCTCCGGCCGACGCGCTGGCAGCGGCCCGGATGACCCTGCCGCTCGGCACGCGCCTCGCCGCAGGCACCCTGCGCACCCTCGCCCGGACCCAACTCGCGGGCCGGGAAGCACAATCCGGCATGATCCCTGGCCCTCGACGGGACGCGGGCCCACATCTGCCGCCGGGCTGCACCGGCACCGAGGCGACCCTCCTGTTCCCCGTGCTCCTCGCGGAGGCCCGGCGATGGGGACTCCCCGAGCAGGAGACCGAGGAGCTGCTGCCCGCCGCCGAGCGCTGCCTGTGGTGGCTTCGGGCCGCCGCCGGAAGCGGTGCCTATCTGCCCGACCCGCGCCCCGGCGGACCGCTGCGTTGCGAGACCCAGGCACATGCCCACCGGGCCGCGCTGCTGGGTGCCGATCTCCTCGACGCCTATGGCCGGCCCGGCGGCGCCGAGCTGCGGGACTGGGCGAGAGACCTGCGGACCCGGTTCGGGACCGACTTCTGGGTAGAGGACCGGGGCGGCGGCAGACCGGCGGCCGCCCGCACTCCGGACGGGCGTCTCGTGCCGCACCTGGGCGCCGGCGCCGCCCACCTCCTGGACACCGGGCTGCTCGGCTCGGGAGAGCAGGCTCAGGGGCTGCTCGACAAGGTGCGGACCGAGCAGCTCGCGCGGCTGCTCGGAGGGCCCGCCATGGACTCGGGGTGGGGGCTGCGGAGCCTGGGTGCGAAGGAGGCCGCGTACAACCCCTTCGGCCATCGCAGCGGTGCCGTGCGCGTGCAGGAGACGGCGATCGCGGTCGCGGGGCTGGCGGCCGCGGGTTACGAGAAGGAGGCGAGTTCGCTCCTGCGGGGAGTGCTGGCGGCGGCGGAGAGCTTCGGTCATCGGCTGCCCGAGATGTACGCGGGGGAGCAGCGGAAGGCAGGGGGTGCCCCGCTGCCTCACCCCGCCTCCTGCAGACCGGCCGCGACGGCGGCGGCCGCCGGGGTGCTGCTGCTCACCACCCTCGTCGGCATCCGTCCCGACGCCCCCGCAGGGACGGTGACCCTGCGTCCGGTGCGCAGTGTGCCCCTGGGGGAGATCGGCATGACGGGACTGCGCGTCGCGGGCGCCCCGTTCGCCGTACGCGTCAGCCGGCTGGGGCTCGCCTTGGTCGAGGAGGCGGCCGACGGACTGCAGTTGGGAGTGTGA
- a CDS encoding DUF4192 domain-containing protein yields MTNHSEASGTSGNSDISGQNGCGRSREPSAYLGHGATAGPRDEQQVTLRTPAELADALPYLLGYRPEDSIVLVALHDRDARGRFGGRARLGIPAQTDDWPSVAQQLAHGLVTGSERRGVKPESMVAFLCQDPASGESPREVMERLRPLAQLLRRACGSLDVPVVEALCISDGRFWSYCCPGNGCCSAEGEQMGLPGTSVLAAAATYAGLQVRGTLKEMRARLLPWETAAALRQEAALDAAQSALVPRILDAENRADVAEETLAVAQRLMGRLADTPTVSGTLDADLRDDELVGHDDAATLILGLQDRATRDRAAEWMEGDEADAALRLWRALARRCVGPYGEHAAAPLTLVGWVAWSSGDELEAREALAMALAADPDYLFARLLHQACNEGLDPESIRRCLRAERRGRDLAAATAGADAGSEKSPSGKSPDATSTTDRPCVAAGTRRRRRPRSEGSPEARPARRSPGAAHARRARSTDGNPPAGRRPGRTADGASGRARVRRGGGGQPTEGES; encoded by the coding sequence ATGACGAATCACAGCGAAGCGTCCGGGACCTCCGGCAACAGTGACATCAGCGGGCAGAACGGATGCGGGCGAAGCCGCGAGCCTTCCGCCTACCTGGGGCACGGCGCGACCGCCGGCCCCCGCGACGAACAGCAGGTCACTCTCCGCACACCGGCCGAACTCGCCGATGCCTTGCCCTACCTGCTCGGATACCGCCCCGAGGACAGCATCGTCCTCGTCGCACTGCATGACCGGGACGCCCGCGGACGTTTCGGCGGGCGGGCACGGCTCGGCATCCCGGCCCAGACGGACGACTGGCCGTCCGTCGCCCAACAACTGGCCCATGGACTGGTGACCGGAAGTGAGCGTCGGGGTGTCAAACCGGAGAGCATGGTCGCCTTCCTCTGCCAGGACCCGGCGAGCGGTGAGTCACCACGCGAGGTCATGGAACGCCTGCGGCCACTCGCACAGCTGCTGCGCAGGGCCTGCGGCAGTCTGGACGTGCCGGTGGTGGAGGCCCTGTGCATCTCCGACGGCCGCTTCTGGTCCTACTGCTGTCCCGGCAACGGATGCTGTTCGGCCGAGGGAGAGCAGATGGGGCTGCCGGGCACCTCCGTGCTGGCCGCCGCCGCGACCTACGCCGGCCTTCAGGTGCGCGGCACGCTGAAGGAGATGCGGGCCAGGCTCCTGCCGTGGGAGACCGCTGCCGCGTTGCGACAGGAGGCCGCGCTCGACGCCGCGCAGTCCGCCCTCGTTCCGCGGATCCTGGACGCGGAGAACCGCGCGGACGTGGCGGAGGAGACGCTCGCCGTGGCCCAGCGCCTCATGGGCCGCCTGGCGGACACCCCGACCGTGTCCGGCACGCTGGACGCGGACCTCCGTGACGACGAACTCGTCGGGCACGACGACGCGGCCACCCTGATTCTCGGGCTCCAGGACCGCGCCACCCGCGACCGCGCCGCCGAGTGGATGGAAGGCGACGAAGCCGACGCGGCCCTCCGCCTCTGGCGCGCCCTCGCCCGCCGCTGCGTCGGCCCCTACGGTGAGCATGCCGCCGCCCCGCTCACACTCGTCGGCTGGGTCGCCTGGTCCTCCGGTGACGAACTGGAGGCCCGCGAAGCCCTGGCCATGGCCCTGGCCGCGGACCCCGACTACCTCTTCGCCCGCCTCCTCCACCAGGCCTGCAATGAGGGCCTCGACCCCGAGTCCATTCGCCGCTGTCTGCGTGCGGAGCGCAGGGGACGCGACTTGGCGGCGGCCACGGCGGGTGCAGACGCCGGCAGCGAAAAGAGCCCCTCCGGCAAGTCTCCCGATGCCACGTCGACCACGGACCGGCCCTGCGTCGCCGCCGGCACCCGGCGCCGGCGCAGGCCACGCTCGGAAGGAAGCCCCGAGGCTCGCCCCGCCCGGCGATCTCCGGGAGCTGCTCATGCCCGCCGCGCACGCTCCACCGACGGCAACCCGCCCGCCGGTCGGCGGCCGGGACGTACGGCCGACGGTGCGAGCGGTCGGGCACGGGTCCGCCGCGGTGGCGGAGGGCAGCCCACAGAGGGGGAGTCGTGA
- a CDS encoding ribonuclease HII — MPYEPPTHTVERSLRATTGAKVIAGVDEVGRGAWAGPVTVCAAVTGLRRPPEGLTDSKLLTIKRRESLSEELLTWVTSYALGHASPEEIDDLGMTAALRLAAVRALEALPVRPDAVILDGKHDYLGSPWRVRTVIKGDQSCVAVAAASVIAKVQRDKMMAELGVDHADFGFAANAGYPSPVHKAALAERGPTPYHRLSWAYLDALPQWRHLKKARNWANGNVPEIEGQLGFDF, encoded by the coding sequence ATGCCGTACGAACCACCTACTCACACCGTCGAGCGCTCCCTGCGTGCCACGACCGGAGCGAAGGTCATTGCCGGTGTCGACGAGGTGGGCCGCGGAGCGTGGGCCGGCCCCGTCACCGTCTGCGCGGCGGTCACCGGACTGCGTCGACCGCCCGAGGGCCTCACCGACTCCAAACTCCTGACGATCAAGCGACGCGAGTCGCTCTCCGAGGAACTGCTGACGTGGGTGACCTCGTACGCCCTCGGTCACGCCTCTCCGGAGGAGATCGACGACCTGGGCATGACGGCCGCGCTGCGGCTGGCCGCCGTGCGGGCTCTGGAAGCGCTTCCGGTGCGACCCGACGCGGTCATCCTCGACGGCAAGCACGACTACCTGGGGTCGCCCTGGCGGGTCCGTACGGTGATCAAGGGCGATCAGTCCTGTGTCGCCGTGGCGGCCGCCTCGGTGATCGCCAAGGTCCAGCGCGACAAAATGATGGCCGAACTGGGTGTCGACCATGCAGACTTCGGTTTCGCGGCCAACGCCGGGTATCCGTCGCCTGTCCACAAGGCCGCGCTGGCGGAGCGGGGCCCCACCCCGTACCACCGGTTGTCGTGGGCGTATCTTGATGCGCTGCCCCAGTGGCGGCATCTCAAGAAGGCCCGCAACTGGGCGAACGGAAACGTTCCGGAGATCGAGGGTCAGCTCGGCTTCGATTTCTGA
- a CDS encoding TetR/AcrR family transcriptional regulator: MVTSRWTAVPARSAPPRRRGAVLERAILDAALEQLSTVGWSGLTMEGVAAGAQTGKAAVYRRWPSKEDLVADALQAGLPRFEQVPDLGSVREDLLELCRQAREAMFSRPGFALRSVIHECDTIQAERFHGVIIGGVVEPTVKLLREIVERGIRRGEVRPDAANGYVFDAIPAMMMYRSKMCGSEWGERDIEEMVDQLMVPLLCRRGA; this comes from the coding sequence ATGGTCACTTCGCGCTGGACGGCCGTTCCTGCCCGGTCGGCCCCCCCGCGCCGGCGTGGCGCCGTGCTCGAGCGTGCGATCCTCGACGCCGCGCTCGAACAGCTCAGCACGGTCGGCTGGAGCGGACTCACCATGGAGGGAGTCGCCGCGGGCGCCCAGACGGGCAAGGCGGCGGTCTATCGCCGCTGGCCCTCCAAGGAGGACCTCGTGGCCGACGCGCTCCAGGCCGGACTGCCGCGCTTCGAGCAGGTGCCCGACCTCGGAAGCGTGCGCGAGGATCTGCTGGAGCTGTGCCGCCAGGCGCGCGAGGCGATGTTCTCGCGCCCCGGGTTCGCTCTGCGCTCGGTGATTCACGAATGCGACACCATCCAGGCCGAGCGCTTCCATGGCGTGATCATCGGGGGTGTGGTGGAGCCGACGGTCAAGCTCCTGCGGGAGATCGTCGAGCGGGGAATTCGGCGGGGTGAGGTGCGACCCGACGCGGCCAACGGCTATGTCTTCGACGCGATTCCGGCCATGATGATGTACCGCTCGAAGATGTGCGGGAGCGAATGGGGCGAGCGCGATATCGAGGAGATGGTCGACCAGTTGATGGTGCCGCTGCTGTGCCGGCGGGGCGCCTGA
- a CDS encoding DUF4153 domain-containing protein gives MTGLLDFGPGDPAPIRTATLWAALAAGVLSMVLLGEGLAFNALVVAVPATLAVYVAGRRAGRRPRPWALVWGVGGLALLSVPALRAAEWPSFLAVVTALAAGSLALHGGRTWPAVLLGPIGVFTSLVTGPAWAWQGLRERMGGDRGRLAPVLRALGVAALLLFVFGALFAGADAAFADLLGALVPDISVSDGPWRVLLLALGLFGTLAAARTAAAPAHWDRVQVPAGRARGRVEWALPLVGLVALFAVFNAVQLAVLFGGYDAVLKETGQTYAEYARQGFWQLLMATLLTLLVIVVALRWAPRTRSSDRTLVRGVLGTLCALALVVVASAVRRMDMYVEAYGLTRLRISVLTMELWLGLVIVLIMAAGVWGARWLPRAVAAGAVAVVLAFGLASPDALIAERNVERYETTGRFDLEYAKGLSADAVPALDRLEEPMRSCALWDIDADLEDRAGIPWYATSRGEAEARRILEERPVSSRADGAECSALGTETLYR, from the coding sequence ATGACCGGGCTGCTCGACTTCGGCCCTGGCGATCCCGCGCCGATCCGCACCGCGACCCTGTGGGCCGCCCTGGCCGCCGGCGTCCTCAGCATGGTGCTGCTGGGCGAGGGGCTGGCGTTCAACGCCCTCGTCGTCGCCGTGCCCGCGACGCTCGCCGTGTACGTCGCCGGACGGCGGGCGGGCCGGCGTCCCCGCCCGTGGGCCCTCGTCTGGGGCGTCGGCGGACTCGCCCTGCTGAGCGTTCCCGCGCTCCGCGCCGCCGAATGGCCTTCGTTCCTCGCCGTCGTCACCGCGCTCGCGGCGGGCTCGCTCGCTCTGCACGGCGGACGCACCTGGCCCGCCGTCCTGCTCGGCCCCATCGGTGTGTTCACCTCACTGGTCACCGGCCCGGCCTGGGCCTGGCAGGGGCTGCGCGAGCGGATGGGCGGTGACCGGGGCCGCTTGGCGCCGGTACTGAGGGCGCTGGGCGTGGCCGCCCTCCTGCTCTTCGTCTTCGGCGCGCTGTTCGCCGGGGCCGACGCGGCCTTCGCGGATCTGCTCGGCGCTCTGGTGCCCGACATCTCCGTGTCCGACGGGCCCTGGCGGGTCCTGCTCCTCGCGCTGGGTCTGTTCGGGACCCTCGCGGCGGCCCGTACGGCGGCCGCGCCCGCCCACTGGGACCGCGTCCAGGTGCCCGCGGGGCGCGCCCGTGGCCGCGTCGAGTGGGCGCTGCCGCTGGTCGGGCTCGTCGCCCTCTTCGCCGTCTTCAACGCGGTCCAGCTCGCCGTGCTCTTCGGCGGCTACGACGCCGTCCTGAAGGAGACCGGCCAGACGTACGCCGAGTACGCGCGCCAGGGCTTCTGGCAACTGCTCATGGCCACGCTGCTCACCCTGCTGGTCATCGTGGTCGCGCTGCGCTGGGCCCCGCGCACTCGATCGAGTGACCGGACGCTTGTGCGCGGTGTGCTGGGAACCCTGTGCGCGCTGGCGCTCGTTGTCGTGGCATCCGCTGTGCGGCGTATGGACATGTACGTGGAGGCCTATGGGCTGACGCGACTGAGGATCTCGGTGCTGACCATGGAGCTCTGGCTCGGCCTGGTCATCGTGCTCATCATGGCGGCCGGGGTGTGGGGCGCCCGCTGGCTGCCGCGTGCCGTCGCGGCCGGTGCGGTCGCCGTGGTGCTGGCGTTCGGGCTGGCGTCGCCGGACGCGCTGATCGCCGAGCGCAACGTCGAGCGGTACGAGACCACGGGCCGTTTCGACCTCGAGTACGCGAAGGGGCTGTCCGCCGACGCGGTGCCCGCCCTGGACCGGCTGGAGGAGCCCATGCGGTCGTGCGCGTTGTGGGACATCGACGCGGACCTGGAGGACCGGGCCGGCATCCCCTGGTACGCCACGAGCCGGGGCGAGGCCGAGGCCCGGCGCATCCTGGAGGAGCGACCGGTGTCGTCGAGGGCCGACGGGGCGGAGTGCAGTGCGTTGGGGACGGAGACGCTGTACCGCTGA
- a CDS encoding MFS transporter: MTTSPLIQDQKPGAARREGRPGIALTVIAACQLMVVLDATIVNIALPHIQDALKFSTTDLTWVVSAYTLTFGGLLLLGGRAGDILGRRRVFMTGILVFTLASLLGGLAQEPWQLLAARALQGVGGAIASPTSLALITTTFPEGPERNRAFGVFAAVSAGGGAIGLLAGGMLTEWLDWRWVLFVNVPIGVLIAVLTPMYISESERHPGRFDIAGALTSTAGMASLVYGFIRAAEEGWRDSLTIGSFAAAAVLLLLFGFIERRAKEPITPLRMFTDRNRSGTYVIMLSLAAAMFGMFFFIVIFVQNVLRYTPIEAGLAFLPVTVAIVTGAGLSQRFLPVLGPKPFMVVGSTLVVLGLTWQTFINPDSSYVGGVLGPMVMFGFGMGLNFVTLTLTAVSGVAPHEAGAASGLLNVTQQVGGSLGLSILTTVFGTASRDEAGKQVELFMAQATDEQKAEFAKTQKLPAPWSHEVLAQGISTAFFPAVAMAVLALVTAIFVIRVRKSDLDALSGTAGPAAGG, translated from the coding sequence GTGACAACCTCTCCGTTGATTCAGGATCAGAAGCCGGGAGCCGCCCGCCGGGAGGGGCGCCCCGGCATCGCTCTCACCGTCATCGCGGCCTGCCAACTCATGGTGGTACTCGATGCGACGATTGTGAACATCGCGCTCCCGCACATTCAAGACGCGCTCAAGTTCAGCACCACCGACCTGACATGGGTGGTCAGCGCCTACACGCTGACCTTCGGCGGTCTGCTGCTTCTGGGTGGCCGGGCCGGTGACATCCTGGGCCGCCGTCGTGTGTTCATGACCGGCATTCTCGTCTTCACGCTTGCCTCGCTGCTCGGCGGACTCGCCCAGGAGCCCTGGCAACTGCTGGCGGCACGCGCCCTCCAGGGCGTCGGCGGGGCGATCGCGTCGCCGACCTCACTGGCACTCATCACCACGACGTTCCCCGAAGGACCCGAGCGGAACCGGGCCTTCGGAGTCTTCGCCGCGGTCTCCGCCGGTGGCGGCGCCATCGGCCTGCTCGCCGGCGGCATGCTCACCGAGTGGCTCGACTGGCGGTGGGTGCTGTTCGTCAACGTGCCCATCGGCGTACTGATCGCCGTCCTCACCCCGATGTACATCAGCGAGTCCGAGCGGCATCCGGGGCGGTTCGACATCGCGGGCGCGCTCACCTCGACCGCCGGTATGGCCTCGCTGGTCTACGGATTCATCCGCGCGGCGGAGGAGGGCTGGCGTGACAGCCTGACCATCGGTTCCTTCGCGGCGGCGGCGGTCCTGCTGTTGCTGTTCGGCTTCATCGAGAGGCGGGCCAAGGAGCCCATCACCCCGCTGCGGATGTTCACCGACCGCAATCGCTCCGGCACGTACGTGATCATGCTGAGCCTCGCCGCGGCGATGTTCGGGATGTTCTTCTTCATCGTGATCTTCGTGCAGAACGTGCTGCGGTACACCCCGATCGAGGCCGGGCTGGCCTTCCTCCCGGTGACCGTCGCGATCGTCACGGGTGCCGGACTGTCCCAGCGGTTCCTGCCGGTGCTCGGGCCCAAGCCGTTCATGGTGGTCGGCTCGACGCTCGTCGTGCTCGGCCTGACCTGGCAGACCTTCATCAACCCCGACAGCTCCTACGTCGGCGGGGTGCTCGGCCCCATGGTGATGTTCGGCTTCGGCATGGGTCTGAACTTCGTGACCCTCACCCTGACCGCGGTCTCGGGGGTCGCCCCGCACGAGGCGGGCGCGGCCTCCGGTCTGCTCAACGTCACGCAGCAGGTGGGTGGTTCGCTCGGCCTGTCCATCCTCACCACGGTCTTCGGCACGGCCAGTCGTGACGAGGCGGGGAAGCAGGTGGAGCTCTTCATGGCGCAGGCGACGGACGAACAGAAGGCCGAGTTCGCCAAGACCCAGAAGCTGCCGGCCCCCTGGAGTCACGAAGTGCTCGCCCAGGGCATCTCGACGGCGTTCTTCCCGGCCGTCGCGATGGCCGTACTCGCCCTGGTCACCGCCATCTTCGTGATCAGGGTGCGCAAGAGCGACCTGGACGCCCTCTCCGGCACGGCCGGCCCAGCCGCCGGAGGCTGA